In Dama dama isolate Ldn47 chromosome 20, ASM3311817v1, whole genome shotgun sequence, a single window of DNA contains:
- the LOC133041638 gene encoding UDP-glucuronosyltransferase 1A3-like isoform X1, which produces MALGLQLRRQVLAGLLLCLCTGRWAEAGKVLVVPMEGSHWLSMREAVRELHARGHQAVVLSPEVNVHIKAEDFFTTKTYAVPYTQDEFVSVMRSHIHVFFQRLHFLTMFWEAMASLKNMSLLFARSCEALLYNKDLIRHLNASSFDVVLTDPFNPCGAVLAKYLSIPTVFFLRSVLCGLDVEGTACPNPFSYVPRLLTRNSDHMTFFQRVKNMLYPLSLKYICWVSFTPYARMASELLRREVSLGEILASGSVWLFRGDFVMDYPRPIMPNMVFIGGINCANRKPLSQREIIENTSSEMELC; this is translated from the exons ATGGCCCTGGGACTGCAGCTTCGGCGGCAGGTGCTGGCTGGACTCCTGCTCTGTCTGTGCACCGGGCGATGGGCCGAGGCTGGGAAGGTGCTGGTGGTCCCCATGGAGGGCAGCCACTGGCTCAGCATGCGGGAGGCCGTTCGGGAGCTCCACGCCAGAGGTCACCAGGCAGTGGTCCTGTCTCCGGAGGTCAATGTTCACATCAAGGCAGAGGACTTTTTCACCACGAAAACCTATGCCGTTCCCTACACACAGGATGAATTTGTTTCCGTCATGAGGAGCCATATTCATGTGTTTTTTCAAAGATTACATTTTCTAACCATGTTTTGGGAAGCTAtggcttctttgaaaaatatgtcttTGCTGTTTGCAAGGTCTTGTGAGGCACTGTTGTATAACAAGGATCTGATCAGGCACCTGAATGCCAGTTCCTTTGATGTGGTTTTAACAGATCCTTTTAACCCTTGTGGGGCAGTGCTGGCTAAGTACCTGTCCATTCCTACTGTGTTTTTCTTGCGATCTGTTCTGTGCGGCTTAGATGTTGAGGGCACTGCATGCCCAAACCCTTTCTCATATGTTCCCAGGTTATTAACAAGGAATTCAGACCACATGACATTCTTCCAAAGGGTCAAGAACATGCTCTACCCTCTGAGTCTGAAGTACATTTGCTGGGTTTCTTTCACTCCTTATGCACGTATGGCCTCTGAGCTTCTTCGGAGAGAGGTGTCACTGGGGGAGATTCTTGCCTCTGGATCCGTGTGGCTGTTCAGAGGAGACTTTGTTATGGACTACCCACGGCCAATCATGCCCAACATGGTGTTCATTGGGGGTATCAACTGTGCCAACAGGAAACCATTATCTCAG AGAGAAATAATTGAGAACACCTCTTCAGAGATGGAGCTGTGCTGA
- the LOC133041638 gene encoding UDP-glucuronosyltransferase 1A3-like isoform X2, translating into MALGLQLRRQVLAGLLLCLCTGRWAEAGKVLVVPMEGSHWLSMREAVRELHARGHQAVVLSPEVNVHIKAEDFFTTKTYAVPYTQDEFVSVMRSHIHVFFQRLHFLTMFWEAMASLKNMSLLFARSCEALLYNKDLIRHLNASSFDVVLTDPFNPCGAVLAKYLSIPTVFFLRSVLCGLDVEGTACPNPFSYVPRLLTRNSDHMTFFQRVKNMLYPLSLKYICWVSFTPYARMASELLRREVSLGEILASGSVWLFRGDFVMDYPRPIMPNMVFIGGINCANRKPLSQHQGLFK; encoded by the exons ATGGCCCTGGGACTGCAGCTTCGGCGGCAGGTGCTGGCTGGACTCCTGCTCTGTCTGTGCACCGGGCGATGGGCCGAGGCTGGGAAGGTGCTGGTGGTCCCCATGGAGGGCAGCCACTGGCTCAGCATGCGGGAGGCCGTTCGGGAGCTCCACGCCAGAGGTCACCAGGCAGTGGTCCTGTCTCCGGAGGTCAATGTTCACATCAAGGCAGAGGACTTTTTCACCACGAAAACCTATGCCGTTCCCTACACACAGGATGAATTTGTTTCCGTCATGAGGAGCCATATTCATGTGTTTTTTCAAAGATTACATTTTCTAACCATGTTTTGGGAAGCTAtggcttctttgaaaaatatgtcttTGCTGTTTGCAAGGTCTTGTGAGGCACTGTTGTATAACAAGGATCTGATCAGGCACCTGAATGCCAGTTCCTTTGATGTGGTTTTAACAGATCCTTTTAACCCTTGTGGGGCAGTGCTGGCTAAGTACCTGTCCATTCCTACTGTGTTTTTCTTGCGATCTGTTCTGTGCGGCTTAGATGTTGAGGGCACTGCATGCCCAAACCCTTTCTCATATGTTCCCAGGTTATTAACAAGGAATTCAGACCACATGACATTCTTCCAAAGGGTCAAGAACATGCTCTACCCTCTGAGTCTGAAGTACATTTGCTGGGTTTCTTTCACTCCTTATGCACGTATGGCCTCTGAGCTTCTTCGGAGAGAGGTGTCACTGGGGGAGATTCTTGCCTCTGGATCCGTGTGGCTGTTCAGAGGAGACTTTGTTATGGACTACCCACGGCCAATCATGCCCAACATGGTGTTCATTGGGGGTATCAACTGTGCCAACAGGAAACCATTATCTCAG catcagggtcttttcaaatga